One window of Candidatus Nanopelagicales bacterium genomic DNA carries:
- a CDS encoding M15 family metallopeptidase: MTRVWSVLAENRQTGRVTRVHRKLGGGWSTKPGLGRRKFTKTEAEAATYWVRSAGRNVFRTRSPYPWLILGGGTHWPTDKRLLRRLNRMARRLHRCILIVSGLRTRAQQQVVWDRYQRDGWPIAAYPGTSMHETGRAADCGVVDRGRYTSLADWRPKRVRRLARRVGIVFTVRGEPWHVEAR; this comes from the coding sequence GCAGGGTCACGCGCGTGCACCGCAAGCTCGGTGGCGGATGGTCCACCAAGCCAGGCTTGGGTCGACGCAAGTTCACCAAGACTGAAGCTGAGGCCGCAACGTATTGGGTGCGGTCCGCTGGCCGTAATGTGTTCCGCACCCGCTCACCGTATCCGTGGCTGATCCTGGGCGGCGGCACCCACTGGCCCACGGACAAGCGCCTACTGCGGCGCCTCAATAGGATGGCGCGGCGCCTGCATCGCTGTATCCTGATCGTGTCCGGGCTGCGCACCCGCGCGCAGCAACAAGTCGTGTGGGACCGGTATCAACGCGACGGTTGGCCGATCGCCGCCTACCCCGGCACCTCCATGCATGAGACTGGCCGCGCCGCTGATTGCGGTGTCGTGGATCGAGGCCGGTACACGTCGCTCGCGGATTGGCGACCGAAACGTGTACGCCGCTTGGCTCGCCGTGTCGGGATCGTGTTCACGGTGCGCGGTGAGCCGTGGCACGTGGAGGCCCGCTGA